A window of Plasmodium malariae genome assembly, chromosome: 12 genomic DNA:
TTTCGAACCGTTTTACCTCTAACCATTTTTCCCTTCACCATTTTGCACATAGGAGGAGGAGAAAAAATTAGACGAATTTCCCAAATTAATTGACGAAATTAATGAAAGACTTAacttaattttgaaaaacttTGATTCATCTAAATTAGGtacttctttttatttacgATCCCATGAGCTTTTTTTGTCCATTTGCATTACCTACATACGCCATTTTGCTTTTCTTATGCttcttactttttatatacttcTTACATTTCATATACTTCTTACATTTCATATACTTCTTACATTTCACATACTTCTTACATTTCATATACTTCTTACATTTCACATGCTTCTTACATTTCATATGCCTCTTACATTTCATATGCTTCTTACATTTCGTATGCTTCTTACGTTTCATGTGCTTTatacttttccttttccccTTTAAATTTTGCTATAACAGAATATAACACCGTGAAATTACATAAGGACTATATTGAGAGTGAATGGAAGAAAAAACTAGAGACTTTATATAACCTTTTAGGATTTGAGATAATACTTCAAGGTTTTTCTAATGCTTAAGCTTTTTCTAATATACCGCTCGTCcgttaattttttagttcATATTGTATAACCACCTGTTCCTTTTGTAAGACATTTTTCTGTGTAATTGTCTGGAAATATGtgtgcctttttttttattattattactattttattattactattgttttttttttttttttttttccctttgtCGTAAATGTTAAAATTGAAGCAGATGATAAAATTGTAATCGAATTTTATAACATCCAAATGTCTGACCCGCAAAAGAAGTATCGAGCTACTGTCACTTTGCACAATGGAACGTACGAAGGTCAGGCAGAAATCTTTAATCGGTGCAAATGTATGCAAGTATACATATAGTTTGcacatatttgtatgtgAATACATGGACATATTCACACTATGTACATTCAAacaaacaatttttttgcaGCTATTGAAACGGCACCTCGCTTAAACAAATTCGAAGATTACGTGAACAGTTTAAATAAGGGCATGCCCTTTACCACGTTCTGCTGTCTACTCAGAAAGTCATTTAAAGAACTGAAATGAATTGGAGTGAACTGGAATGGACAGGAATAAActagaataaatattaataatatgtggaaatttttttttttttttttcttttttgttttgcaCACCACTTCAACGAGTTCTCATATATCCAAAGTGCACATTTTAGGTGTGCATTGTGTTATGTGCATTTTTTGTACgtaaaaatgtttaatttttttttttcttttttttttttttgtaatatacgTGTTAATGATACAAAACTATATAAGTATTTAAGTAGTgacttcttcatttttcgtACGTATTTTTAAGGACACAaagtttaaaataaaaaatatacgtaaaaaggaaacatatatttgtaaataaaaaaaaatttctcatatttttatttttattttattttttttttttcttttgttactGTTTAATATGTGCAAAAGGGAAGCTGCTACATGAATTTCCATTTTAGCCACAAGAGGGGTATATGcgatatatgtacatgtatatttaagTGGATATCTTCAAAATTGGAATAATATAGAACTACTACTCGCGCATAATTTCGTGAAAATTGGGAAATGCTTTCCCTAAAATTATGgagataataatttttaatactgACCAAATCTTCGATCAAAGCTAGTTGCGCAAGCACGATACGATACAGCCGTGACAAAACGTGAGTGTCCGCTTTTGCCCCAACATACACTTAcgaagaaattaaaataagttCCCATGATTTAACTGTCCACTTTGAAAGGActgtatatttgtttttcatttttttttgcttacgcaattttgttttttcatttaataaataaacatattcaCAAAATGGAGACAATAAAAATCTTCgtcaataataataataaaaaaaaaaaaaaattaaattaaattaaattaataaagcttaaataaattaaaagtaaataaaaaactaaagggatataaaataattttatccttttttatttaaaaaagggtAAAAGGCTATGTTTCTATTTATGTCATGACAGAGTTATGTTCATCCGTCATGGGTATATAAGGCGTGGTTCAAAACATCAACAGCGTAtggtgaaaaaaaaaaaatggaagcaGCAGCAATGTGCAGtgatatacacacatatatacatacatatatatatatatgtatatgcgttCCTCCCCCCCCTCCCTTGCTTCTCAATCGTTCCCATCATTGTTAAACATACACAAGATTCATGAAAAATGCCAAAGGGTAAGAAGCGGTATACAATTCATTATATGGTTAAAGATTTGTAGGATGCATAAAAAAAGGGACTTCCTTAAGAGAACTTTTTATTTCCAACCCATATGATGGTGACAAAAGGGAATGGATAAAATTGGAATTTTCATAAGTAAGGAAAATATGATTTGGTGCATCAACAAACTTGTATATTGAATCGAAGGATAACTTTTGATAACATGTATTTGCCATATTTGTTGTACTTGTTATATTTCGTTTACTAGTTAGATCttcataataatgaaaaaatgttttaaactGCCTCTTATCACACCACCTCcacatatttaaataagaactaggaatattataaaattctcttttctttttttcttttattatagaatatataaatgattcatctgataaaattttattttttacatagtattcttcctcttcttttaTGGATCTGTCTACATGATCACTAACAACACATggatataaaattacattatCGTGAAAAccacaatattttttattatttacataataccTTGAATTATAATTCCTCTTcaacatatttaaatatttcaatttttcactTTCTCTCAAATTATACGTTTCTGTAATTAcgttttcataatataaacaaGTTGAAGGGTATTTATATCTTAAatcaaatagaaaaattgaaTTGTTCGAATTTAAACAAGTTAATGAAATACCAGTTAAGCTAAAATCTTTAAAAGAGTTGTcactattataatatttcttctcATTTTCATAatctattaaattataatttacatagGATACATAATTTGCTACTCTTCTATCatcaattaatatattctttttacttaaaactatgtttgtatttgtatcaaaacaatttattttttgtaaattctCCATTACTTTCTTATTACTTTCGATCTCACCTCTTTCTAAGTCTACTCTATAGCATATTGCCTTACTTAAACCAACACAACATTTGTTCTTATCAGTTTTTACAATGTTCTTTATCTTTGTTTCTTCCTTCTCTTTGCATGTATTCAGGGCGATAACTCCCGTCAGTGGTAGTTCCCCTTCATctgtaaaatgaaaaagagatcattaaaaatatggatATTCCACGAGATATAGGGGCATTTACGAAACATAAATCATTCAAGTTGTTTAGACGATTTCGGTGCGGACACACGAAAACAGGCATAAACCAAATGTACGCGTTGCAGAGGGGGATGCAATCAAgagtatgtttatatatatatatatatatatatatatatatatatttatata
This region includes:
- the PmUG01_12019000 gene encoding kinetochore protein SPC25, putative — its product is MEDVLDNNKIKESLQQQINQIVEDNEKQYNELISYIENEKKQIEILKNKTKEKKISINRITHEIEANTVLVTELKESVMEEEKKLDEFPKLIDEINERLNLILKNFDSSKLEYNTVKLHKDYIESEWKKKLETLYNLLGFEIILQDDKIVIEFYNIQMSDPQKKYRATVTLHNGTYEAIETAPRLNKFEDYVNSLNKGMPFTTFCCLLRKSFKELK